TGCCGATATTAGTAATCACGCCAATATCAGGGTTAATGATATTAACCACATCAAGTCGTCCACCCAAGCCAATCTCCAATACCCAAACATCGCACTTTAATTCTTTAAAAATCCAAAATGCCGATAATGTCGTCATTTCAAAAAATGATAAAGAGACATGGCAGTCCGTGCGTGCTTTTTCACATTTGCCAAAGGCTTTTATCAACAATTCATCATCAATCTGCACCCCATCCACTTTGATACGTTCATTAAAATTTATCAAATGGGGTGATTGATATAAGGCGGTTTTATAGCCTGCTTGGGTACAAATATCACCAATCAAAGCCGTCGTTGAGCCTTTGCCATTAGTGCCTGCAACCGTGAACACATAAGGACGCTGTGGCAAGTTATCTTTTAAAACACCCAACGCTTGGGCAACAGGTAACACACGGTCAAGCCCCATGTCAATGGCGGAGACGTGAATGTTGCCCATATAATTGAGCCACTCGGAGATGGTTTGGGGAAGTGCTGTATGATTCATGGTGATTTAAAAAAAGTTGGTGAAAGTTATTTTCTGATGATGCGTTCTATGGCTTTTTGGGTGGCATCATGATGATCTTGTGCTTTTGGTGTAAATAGATAGCTTTGATAATAAGAAAGAAGTATTTGGCTCATGTCATCATTATTGATTTTATCATAAAAAGTATATTGCTTACTGACAATACTTTGACCCACAGGGGTTTCATAAAATGCTATCATGGCATTGATTTCATCTTGGGTATAATGCTCTTTAAAAATCGCCATTAAATTTTGTGATAATAACTCTTTAAATTGCTCATGATGCTTTAAATCATGGGCAATATTTTTGCCATGATTTTTAATGACTAATGTCAGCTCATCATATTGTGAGAGTGTTATATCAGGATATGTTTCTTCAATATTTATCATCAGATTTGTGTGGCTTAAAGACATCAGATGATCAACAAAAATCTCTGTGGTTTTTTCTTGTATTTGTGTTAATGACATAAGCCTTCTGATAGATTCATCACTTGGTATATTGGCATAAGCCATTGATGATAAAAATAACATCATGATGATAAAAATACGCATAAAATTTTCCTTGTATTATTCAATAAAAATACCAAAACCCCTTTATAGAGTTTTGGTATTATAGCATGATTTATCAACCCACATTCGGCAATTTCATCATCTTGGTAAGCAGTCGATACACGGTAGCCACAAGCTCATGGCGGTGTACCACCATATCCACCGTGCCTTTATCTAGCAAAAATTCGGCACGTTGGAACGGCTCATCAAGCACTTCACGCACGGTTTGCTCAATCACACGTTTACCTGCAAAACCAATCATCGCACGAGGCTCGGCAATATGCACATCGCCCAACATGGCAAGGCTTGCGGTTACCCCACCATAGACAGGGTTGGTTAGCACCACGATATACGGCACGCCAGCCAAACGCAAACGTTCGATGACCGCAGACGTGCGAGCCATTTGCATGAGTGATAATAAGCCTTCTTGCATTCTCGCCCCACCGCTAGACGCAAAGCAGACCAAGGGTTTACGCTCGGCAAGGGCTTTTTCGCCCGCCATGACAAACCTATCGCCCACCACCGAGCCCATAGAACCGCCCATGAATTTAAAATCAAACGCACAAGCAATCAGCTCCAAATTCTTGATTTTGCCATTCATGACAATCAAGGCCTCACTCTCGCCTGTGGTCTTTTGGGCTTCGCTCATACGCAAAGGGTAAGGCTTGGAGTCTGTAAATTTTAACGGGTCGCCTGCTTGGTAGTTTTGCCCAAGCTCACCTGTGATACTGTCAAAAAACCACTCCAACCGCTTGCGAGCCGACATCGTCAAATGGTGGTCGCAGTCGGGGCAGACGTATTGATTAAAAATCAAGCTGGTGTTGGTCGTTAGCGTGTGGCAATTTGGGCATTCGGTAGACGGCTCGGTCTCCACCGCAGACGGCTGAACGACACGGTCTTGCTTAATGGATGGTACAGGGCGA
This Moraxella sp. K1664 DNA region includes the following protein-coding sequences:
- a CDS encoding DUF2059 domain-containing protein encodes the protein MMLFLSSMAYANIPSDESIRRLMSLTQIQEKTTEIFVDHLMSLSHTNLMINIEETYPDITLSQYDELTLVIKNHGKNIAHDLKHHEQFKELLSQNLMAIFKEHYTQDEINAMIAFYETPVGQSIVSKQYTFYDKINNDDMSQILLSYYQSYLFTPKAQDHHDATQKAIERIIRK
- the accD gene encoding acetyl-CoA carboxylase, carboxyltransferase subunit beta, yielding MTNTQISMPTTWLNRPVPSIKQDRVVQPSAVETEPSTECPNCHTLTTNTSLIFNQYVCPDCDHHLTMSARKRLEWFFDSITGELGQNYQAGDPLKFTDSKPYPLRMSEAQKTTGESEALIVMNGKIKNLELIACAFDFKFMGGSMGSVVGDRFVMAGEKALAERKPLVCFASSGGARMQEGLLSLMQMARTSAVIERLRLAGVPYIVVLTNPVYGGVTASLAMLGDVHIAEPRAMIGFAGKRVIEQTVREVLDEPFQRAEFLLDKGTVDMVVHRHELVATVYRLLTKMMKLPNVG